The stretch of DNA TCAAAACATAAAACCCCTTTCATTATCAAATTTACAAAACTTCTATATCAAAAAACCATATTCTTAGCGGTGAAAATATTTACTATAACTTCTTCATCAACTAGTTGAAGTTTATCTGTAATATTATATCTCCTTATTCCTTTTGAAGGGTAAAAAATGTAAAGATATCTATATTTATAATCCATACTTAAAATTGGAAGATCTGAATTAATCATTCTATTCAAACCAAAATTTGACACATCAACAATCGTCAATTGTGAGCCTATAGAATAAAATATATATTTTTCATTTAGAGTAATTATATCGGGAGAATAATCAAAACTAAAATAATCTATGATGTTAAAATTAAAGTCTGTTCGAAAGACTCCTTTTTCCGTTAATAGGATAAACCCATCAGAAGAGGAATGAATTTGATCAATATAATCTTTTGAATAAAATTTAAAGCTACTTTTTCCGGTCAAAAAGTTAAATTCTATTATCTTATCTCCCTCAGCTATATACGCAATGTTATCAATAATTTCTATATCTTGTGCCTTTCCTGCAAACACCTTTGTTCCATCAAAGAAAGAATATATATTCTCTTCAGCAATAACGAACACTCCTTCTTGTGTTTCTTTTATACGTTTGATGTTTTCAGGAAAACTTTTGGTGGTTGTATTCTTAGCATCATAAAAATGGACCATATTTCCACTTACCTCATAAAAACCTTTCTTACCTTTTATCAAACTTCCCGTATACCTTTTCTCCCATAATTTTCCTTTTTGTTTATCTAGGTAAACTATCTTTCCTCCTTCGTTAATTAATACCCCTGATTCTAATACAACAAAATCAAAAATTGAGTTAACTGTATTAACATACTTAAGTAGTTTTTTGGTATCTAAATCATAAATATACAGCCCGTTCTCATTATTCGTTAAGTATATATACCCGCCTTTTATCAAAATATTTGGTCTAGAAAATTGTCCAGTAATAATCTCTTGAGTTTCTAAAGATTCCAAATTTCTTTTGTATACACCGTTATTCGTAGAGAAGTACAAAGATTCATCCAATAATTGCATAGAATAAACATCATCATTCCATACATACAACGGCTTCAAATCATAATTTTTGTCGTTGATCAAATCTTTGATTTTAAATATATGTATACCCAATAAATCATCGTTCACCACAAAAAATTCATTATTGAAAGTAAACATTCTAGGTGATATAAACTTATCATAATAATTAATCTCTTGAAGAGTTTGATTTTCGTTGATTTCATAAACTTTTATTCCTAAACCTGGACCAATTACAAATAAATAATTTTCAAACATTTCAACTCGGGTTACCATACCCGGTAAACGAATATGCTCTTTTAATCTTATATACACTTTATCTTTCAGATCAAAGCTTATCAAACCATTTTCACCATCCGCAACAAATACTAATTCTCCATTCGTTGTAACCGATAAAGAATCACCAAATGTGGAGTAAGAATTTAACAAAATTAGTTCTTGAGGATCTGAAAAATCATAAATTTTTAATCCCTCTCTGTCAACAAGATAAAGATAATCTCCATAAATCTGAGCATCGTTAACATAACTACCGGTTGTTACTGAAGCAATTATTTCTTTCTTTTCACCATCAAAAACATAAAATCCTTCGTAACCTCCTATTATTACCCCATATTCGGCACCTACTACTGAGGTAGAAATTTGCTCTTGAACAACTAAATTAGTAAAATCTTTTACTTGAGTAGCAGTTCCTTGAACCGTTTTTTCTTTTGCCATTCGAATGTAAAGTATTACAAGTGAAAACATTATCAAAATCAAAACAATTAAAAAGCCTAAAACATTATAATTCTTACTAATCTTGCGCATGGGTTACACCCCAAAGTAATAAAATTTTTAATAATTATATTAAAATTATAACATATTTCTTTTTTCTAAATTTCTTTAGCATAGAAACAACTTTTATTCTAAATACTTTTATGATATAATTTTTTAAAACTTACTGAATTAAAATTAAACATTTTTAGAAATAAAATTTTAATTTTAAAAAGGGGGAGTAAAAATGCCATCTGAGTTAAAAATAGTCACATTCAACATTGGTAAAGAAAAGTTTGGTCTCGATATTATGAATGTGGATGCCGTAATTGAGTATGAAGAGACCACTAAATTACCAAATGCCTCTGACTATTTTGAAGGTGTAATAAATTATCGAAATGAAGAAGTTCTACCTATCATCAATCTGAGAAGAAAATTTAAAATGCCCAATTTTGAAGACAAATCTCACTCCAAAGTAATAGTTTTGAAAATCGATCAAAGACGTGTTGGGATAATGGTTGACGATGTGAAAAACGTTAGAAGTATCGACCCAAATTTAATAAACGAAAAACCTAATATAGGTGGAATGCGTGGAGCCGATTTTATAAGTGGAATAGCTCGTTTAGAAGATGGGATGTTAGTAATATTGGATATCGATAAACTGATAACTGAAGAAGAAAAGATTGCTATAGACGAAGTTATAAGTAATTAGAGTTGTTTGTATAAAGCAAACAAAAAGTGGCGATATATTTATTATATTACGCCACTTTTTTATTAAAAATTCATTCTTCATCTGCAGAGGTTGGAATAACACAAATAAATTCCAAATCCTCATCTCCAGCGTTCTTCAATTGGTGCTCTATGCCTCCAGGAATGTAAACAAAACTTCCAGCTTCAACTATATTATATTTTTCTCCATCATAAACCTCTGCCTTACCTTTAACTATAAATATTTCATGTTCCCATCTATGAGAATGCCTAGGCGAGTGCCCTCCGGGTTTAACGGTAAATAACCTCATAACAAAATTAGGGGCCCCATAGTTACTTTTCCCTATTAATATTCTTTTTTCAACCTCTTTAGTCATTTCATTATTTATTATTAAAGGTTTAACTTCCTTTGCTTTACCTATTATTGCTCTTTTTTGAGTCATATTAGATTTTCCCCTCCCTTGTACCTAGCTATACTTTCTTTCGAAACTCTGGAACCTACTTTAAACCATGATTCTAGAATTTAAAAACTTTTAAAATACCTCCATCATTCTAAGTTACATACAATCTGCTTAAGCTCCCCTTCGCCCAAACGTTAAGGGATAAACCTCTTAAGATCCCCAAGTTCGCGTAACATCATTTGCTTCGCAAATGAGAATATGGAAATTGTTTCTAAAGCATTATAAATGCGTTTTGCACAAATCAGCAAAAGGGCTCCGCCCTGTAACCCTTTTAAAATCAAAATCTTATTTTTGAAAATCTTTTTATTTCTAAAGTGTCTAACCTAGCTATTTTGTTTGTCATCTCTTTTAACTAGTTTTGGGATAGTAGTTTTTATTTTTCTCAACCTGTTAACATCGCTTTCCAATGCGGCTTTATTCTGCTTTACGATTTCTTCATACACTTCTTCACGATAAATTTTTATCTCTTTAGGTGCCTCAAAACCGATTTTTATACTTCCATTATCTTGTTCAAGCATAATAAGCTTTATTTTTCTATTTCCTGCTTGTATTACGATGGATTGGCCAATTTTTCTAGATAATAT from Petrotoga olearia DSM 13574 encodes:
- a CDS encoding LVIVD repeat-containing protein, with the translated sequence MAKEKTVQGTATQVKDFTNLVVQEQISTSVVGAEYGVIIGGYEGFYVFDGEKKEIIASVTTGSYVNDAQIYGDYLYLVDREGLKIYDFSDPQELILLNSYSTFGDSLSVTTNGELVFVADGENGLISFDLKDKVYIRLKEHIRLPGMVTRVEMFENYLFVIGPGLGIKVYEINENQTLQEINYYDKFISPRMFTFNNEFFVVNDDLLGIHIFKIKDLINDKNYDLKPLYVWNDDVYSMQLLDESLYFSTNNGVYKRNLESLETQEIITGQFSRPNILIKGGYIYLTNNENGLYIYDLDTKKLLKYVNTVNSIFDFVVLESGVLINEGGKIVYLDKQKGKLWEKRYTGSLIKGKKGFYEVSGNMVHFYDAKNTTTKSFPENIKRIKETQEGVFVIAEENIYSFFDGTKVFAGKAQDIEIIDNIAYIAEGDKIIEFNFLTGKSSFKFYSKDYIDQIHSSSDGFILLTEKGVFRTDFNFNIIDYFSFDYSPDIITLNEKYIFYSIGSQLTIVDVSNFGLNRMINSDLPILSMDYKYRYLYIFYPSKGIRRYNITDKLQLVDEEVIVNIFTAKNMVF
- a CDS encoding chemotaxis protein CheW gives rise to the protein MPSELKIVTFNIGKEKFGLDIMNVDAVIEYEETTKLPNASDYFEGVINYRNEEVLPIINLRRKFKMPNFEDKSHSKVIVLKIDQRRVGIMVDDVKNVRSIDPNLINEKPNIGGMRGADFISGIARLEDGMLVILDIDKLITEEEKIAIDEVISN
- a CDS encoding cupin domain-containing protein, giving the protein MTQKRAIIGKAKEVKPLIINNEMTKEVEKRILIGKSNYGAPNFVMRLFTVKPGGHSPRHSHRWEHEIFIVKGKAEVYDGEKYNIVEAGSFVYIPGGIEHQLKNAGDEDLEFICVIPTSADEE
- a CDS encoding carbon storage regulator yields the protein MLILSRKIGQSIVIQAGNRKIKLIMLEQDNGSIKIGFEAPKEIKIYREEVYEEIVKQNKAALESDVNRLRKIKTTIPKLVKRDDKQNS